In Miscanthus floridulus cultivar M001 chromosome 19, ASM1932011v1, whole genome shotgun sequence, the DNA window tcatgcatgccttcaaagattcgatgtgacgggaaatcttgaaaaattttgcaaaattttggaaactaaacactaCCTAATTTGATGTGCTACTGTTGTTGTTGCAGTTGATTCTTTTTGCTGCTCAATGCTGATTAAGCTTCTTTTTTTGGCCTTTTGAGTGTCCCAAaccaaatttgttttttttatctcCACTTATGTTTAGAGTTGACTTTGTTCAGATTTGTATtgatgtctttttttttttttttttttgctgctggtgtgtgtttgttactctctctctctctctttgtgtgtgtgtgtgtttgtttttttttctgtgcaTGTGGGCGTCTACTGCTACTTTGAGGGCCCCAAAGCCTGCTGATTGAGTTGGTATTGCTGTTTTTGCAGTTGCTTGCTCCTGCTGCTGATTAAGTTGTaggtgttttttttcctttttagggACCCAAACTGATGTTTCTTATTTATAtttgtgatgtttacaattgatttgttcaGTTTTAGATGTGGCGATTATTTGATTTGTGAGGGAGCATTAGAAGGTGTAGTTGAGTTTAGTTTTTTTAGCTATTATTGTCAGATTTTTCTGTCTTTTCTCTCTCTGTGGGTTTTTTGTTATGTATTTTGTGTACTGATGTTGATGTTGTTCATACCGGTAGTGGTCCTGATTTTGACTTGTTGCCTGTCACCTGACCTATAATCTGAAACATGCAGCTGATGCCGTCATCCTTGGATTCCAGCACTACATTGTGACGCTGAGCACGTCTGTCATCATACCAAGTGCTCTTGTTCCCCAGATGGGAGGTGGAAACGTGAGTAAACCAATCTGTTCTGAATCCAAGATTTTGGGAGCCAACTAGTTTGTGAATTGTAATGTCAAAAGGGCTCAAACTTTCTGTTTCTGTCTGACTGTTTAGGAAGATACGGCCCGGGTGATTCAGATGTTGCTGTTCATTGCCGGGCATCAAGAACCTGTGCCAGTCATTCTTTTGGGACTCATCCCCCTGCAGTGATGGGTGGATCCTACAGCATCGTCGCGCCCACCATTTCCATCATCATTGCTGGCCGTTACAACAATGAAGCAGAACTTCGTGAGTACTTCTAGTTCCTCAGTAActtatcttcatttgtcaaggcCTCTGTTTGAGTTCTTTGTACAGTTCAAAAGGCGTTGTTCAGTTTATTTATTTTGAAGTAAATAGTAAAGTTGTTTTCTTTATGGTTGCCATTACTGATTGTGTGATTGGGGGATAAAGCTATTATTTTTTGTTTCCATTACTGATTGGGGGACGCTGCCATTACTGATTGCTGGTTTAACTTTGTTATCTTATGGTTGTTATTAATCTTTATGTGCGTAGTTAGCTTTGTTACCTTATGATTGCCAAGTACTTGAGGAAAAGGTTGATTTTACTATAGGTGCCGTCGTCTTCGTGTCCGGCCATCCACGGCTTTGGTTTCTGTTTTTGACCTGTCACATGTGTTCCTGCGTGCAGAGTGCTGCTTGCTCCAGATGAAGTCGCCCACCTGGGATTTGGGACTTGAGCAGAAAGGAAAATTTCAGACTCTAGTTATTGGTATATCAATATTTTATGAGTATTGGAATTGATTGAATGTTATTTGGTTCGTCTTGCCTTTGACATTACTTCACTGCTGTAGTAATCGGTTAGAGTAGCACTTTCACAAAGTGAGAGCAGATTTTGTCCAGTTAGCTAGATAAGTTACTCTGATGGCAGCACTATTATCTTAGAGGATACATAACGGAGTATTAAAGAATTGCTTCAGTCCTGTCAAGTCACAATCGAACAATATATATATTTCTAAGTAGAACTGTAACTTACATGTGCTCTATAGATTAACAAGATTTTTACTGGAACCAAGTTTTAATTTTTCCTTATGTCCTCTAGAGTATATATTGAGAATCACATGATGTGTTATGTCGATGCATGCAGGTGTGTTCCTGCTGCTCCTATTCCGCCTGTTCAACATCATGTACTGATCAAGTCGGTTTCAGTTTGTCAGGTGAGCAGAGACAACAGTGATTTGCACTGCTATCTCATTTGTTAAGTGCCCCTTTCATGCTACATTAATTGGCTTTGTTTAATATTTGCCATCCTACTTAGTTGCTTGAGCTATATCGTAGCTTGTATGCTACTTAGAGATTTTTATTTGATCAAGTGTTACTCCCCTCATTTCAGACTGCAACCCTTTTATTTGATCACCTCTAAACTTGTCACATGTAGTTCTGTAGTTGTTTCTCAAGTTGTATGGACATAATGTTTAGTAGTTCTTCCTACTTGGAAGAAACCATAATGCTCAGTATGACAAAGGCTTGCCCATATATACATGTAGATCTGTCCATTTCATATGACAAGTCATACAGTTGTATTTATGTGATCGTTCTCGTGCCTTGGTTTGTTAATTCTCAGCAAATGTTACAGGTTGAAGGCCTTGGGAATTACCTAGAATGACTTTGCAGCTGCCATCATGAATTGGAAATTACATGTAGGTTTATGTTCTGTTAGTGGATCTTGGGTTTGGAAAACCCGTTATGGGTTGTTTTTCTGTTTATATTGAATTTGACAGATTTATTTGTCTAGTATCTGTCAGTTTTTTTTCTGCTGAGCTATCTATTTTTTATTGGGCCAAAATCTGACAGATTTGAGGTTGAAAAACTATCAACAGTTGTCTAGACAGACCAAAAAAAAAGCAATGTCTTAGTGATCTTAATTCGGAAGTCAATGTAAACTGGCTACTGTTGAATCATATTTATTAATTTATTGATCTATACGTAATAATAAGGTTATACTAATTAATAAGACAGATGTATATAGTACACTTGAAGGGGCCGGCCGGGACTGCAAATTCATTTCTTGCACGCAAGGTCCCGGCTTTCAAAGGATTGTTCTTGACGACCGATCGACAGACCTAAACTGTGGACGTCTCAGCAAGATGATGAATGGACGACAGATGTTCGTTCGTTATCTTCTGCCCGTACATTCTCGATCGTTACGACGAGTCGTCGATCGTCCTTATGAAATCTTTCTCGCCTAACCATTCGTGCTATATATAGTTAGCTACAAAATAAGTATAtttagtagccagctacaaaataagttattctgtagtcacctctatttacgatatatttacgatagttgggttactataacatataggaatatttaccataacgttatagtaaaccacttattaaggagttattataatctcataaattaacatagtaattatcgtaactcaaagtggctacagaataaattattttgtagccagctacagagtagtagttctctctctctctctctctctatatatatatatatatatatatatatatatatatatatatatatatatatatatatatatatatatatatatatatatatatatatatatatatatatatatatatatatatatgagatcaGAGAGACATACATCACACACCTAGCTACGTACGTCGGTACGTCTTTGCCTTGTTCAGATGAATTTGTGCGTGATGGGTCATCCATCTCATCTCCCTGCAAGTGCGTGCATGAAAGCAAGCCAGCCTCAGTCCAGTCCAGCTGCTTGCTTTACTCCAAAGTCCAAAGGCAAATCTTCCTTATTAGCTTGCATCCACAAGGCAAGCAACAGATGAACGAACGAAGACAACGCGGGCACTCAACTACAACTACTCAACACCGGTGATCACCAAGCCTATttatatataatgcatggaggCAGACATCGGTCTCTCACTGAACTGAAACACACCAGAGGTCGAGCTAgagctagctagagctagaagaagaggGCAACAATGGAGGCAGCCGGGGCGAAGAAGAAGATGCTGGCCACCCTGGTGGGCTGCAACTACGCCGGCACAGAGTACGAGCTGCAGGGCTGCATCAACGACGTCCAAGCCATGCGCGCCGTCCTCCTCGACCGCTTCGGCTTCGCGCCGGGCGACGTCACCGTGCTCACCGACGAcgaccgcggcggcggcgtgctccCGACCGGCGCCGGCGTCAGGCGCGCGCTGTCAGACATGGTGGCGCGCGCGGCGCCCGGGGACGTGCTCTTCTTCCACTTCAGCGGCCACGGCACGCTCGTCCCGCCGGTCAGCGGCAGGCCACGCAGCGGCCATGGTGGCCGCGACGACGAGGCCATCGTGCCCTGCGACTTCAACCTCATCACAGGTCCGTGTCTACGAGGCCACTCGCATGGCGCGTACGTCGTCGTTGACCTGACCTCTGAGCTGACTGACATGCTTGCATGCACACGCACGCCACGCAGACGTGGACTTCCGGGAGCTGGTGGACCGCGTGCCGCGGggcgccaccttcaccatggtgtCCGACTCGTGCCACAGCGGCGGCCTCATCGACCTGGAGAAGGAGCAGatcggccccaccgcctccgctGACCCCGACCTCCACGGCCACGCCATCCACGCCGGCCGGTTCCTCCCGTACGCCGCGGTGCTCGGCCACCTGTCCGGCGCGTCTGGTGTGGGCGCGTCGCACCACGTCGCCGACCACCTGCTCGCGCTCTTCGGCGCCGACGCAAGCGCCAAGTTCCTCCACCGCCGCAACCACGACGGCAACAGCAGCGGCGCCGCGCGCCCTGACGACGCCGGGATCCTGCTGAGCGGGTGCCAGACGGACGAGACGTCGGTGGACGTGGCGGGGGACGACGACGCAGCGATCGACAGCAGGGCGTGCGGGGCGTTCAGCGCCGCGCTGCAGGCCGTGCTGGCGGCACACCCGGCGCCGATGAGCAACCGGGAGGTGGTGCGCCGCGCCAGGGAGGTGCTCGGTGAGCAGGGGTTCCAGCAGCACCCCTGCCTCTACTGCAGCGACGCCAACGCTGACGCGGCCTTCCTGGGGCAGCAGGACACCAAGGCCAAGAGCAACTGAGCAAGGGGAACTGGAGAAGGAGGCAGCCACTGTGATTTGTTCGTGTGTTTATTATTATTTCATAGTAAATAATTACGCGTGTGCGTGCACTAGCATGATCATACCAGCAAGCATGATCATAACTCCTTAATTATATTGTCTATCCGCAATTCTGCCTGTAACTCGATCTTACAATTTGAAATAAGGAGGAGGTTAATGTGCGATGAGTCGCAACTTACATAAGCGTGTGACCCCGTCGTTTTCGTTGCGCCTGCCCACCTTAACCCCGCCTTCCTCGCTCACCGTCCTAGCCAGCTCTGCCCCTGTCGTCGTCAGCCACGCCGCCCACCGCCCACCACCCATCCCTGCCCCCCACTAATCTCAATTGAAGGAGGAAGAAACGGCCTGTCACCCTCGTCGCGAGCTCTCCATAACCAGTTTTCTTCCACCGCCTGCTCGGCAGTGCCCTTGCCGCCTCACTCGTCGCCCCTCAACTTGCCACCATCTTCCCGAGGCCCCCTTTGCCTTCTAAGGCTGCTGGCAATGGAGGTACCCTAAGAACCCTGAATCCCAGGCCTGCCCCCACCCTAAATTCCTAACCCCTCCGCTACCACCCCGGCCGGCGGCGACCTCCGTCCCTAATTTTAGTGGCGTCGACCGGTGGTGCGCTAGCGTTATCGGTTCCCAAATATTTCGCGAATTTGAAAGGGAGCAGTACATCTATCTGCATGCAAAGAAATAACATTTCTTCATTTTGGCTGTGTTTGTTTGAGTTTAGTGAGAAGCTTAAACAAAAATAGGTTCGTTTTTAAGAAactattttttcaaaaaaatgttTGCTTTTTAAGCAAATGCTACCTAGCTTTTGAACTTGCTTCTCAGAAAAAGTTTTTAAAATCCATTTACATTGATTAAAACATGAGCACGTTCTCCGTACGTGTCATGTGAATGTGATGGGGGAAAAAAATGAAACAGAGCCCGAGCGCCCAGTGCGCCCCCACGACGCCGGAACTCTTCCGGTCCGGAACCGCGTGCCAATGGCCCGCGCAGAGGATTCCTGCGCCGATCCCGCTTCGTCCGCGCTTCCGCCGCTCGCTCGAACGCGACGGCCCATTAGCATGCGGCCCAGATCGAATGATTCTGCTGGACGCAAACTGACTGCACGCAAACTGGCTAGATGCAGGATTCTCTGATGCGAGCAGGTAGGCAGTacgtgtttccttttttttttcttttttgttcatGTGGTTTTACTTTCACTTTttcattttttctatttttttacttCTTGTTTATTTTCTAATTATGTTTTTCTTTTGATTCATGTTTTTCATTTTtaatctttctttttttttcttttttatccttatttctttttcttgttatttttctttcttttttttcctatCCTTTGTATTTTCCGTGCATCAATTTAtcttttatttttgttttatgtgaattgttattatttttttatttttttacctttcttttatgtattttttatttttgttgcaATTgattaatttgttttttattttattttttgtttaatgTTTTTActcttttttgttttgtttctttttccttttttctttttccttttgtcTTTATGTTCTCTATAggttttttattttctcttttacTCTAATTAATTATTTTATTATTCATGCTTACTTTTTAAATCTTAGTACTATATAAGATACTATGATGTTTACATAGTATATAataatgttctatgatgtattttttatgttcacgtagtatacaatgatgttctataatgtattttgtgatgctcGCGTagtatatacatgtgatgttctatgttgagatgttcacgtagtatacttGTAATGTTCTTTgatttattttgtgatgttcatgtaatatacatgtgatgttcacgtagtatacatgtgatgttctataatgtGTTTTGTGGTATTCACGCAGTATacatgtcggtgcagaaagtgaccaacacgtaaatatttatagttttgccgtacgttgtgatcggaggtgacttagcactcaatgacacagggtttatactggttcaggcaacgtgccctatgtccagtttgagtcggtcgatgactttattcctgagcccatgtgttcgaagtttgcagtggggttataaatgagtaggagaaagatggggggtacaagaggtccggtcgaactctggtcagaggagccgagagtgacgggagccccactATGCGCTAAGCGTTTGAGCGTGTACTTATGGTTTGAACCTGGAGGTTCTGTTGTtgttgtggactagtgaacttgatcgatctaatgaatctacctattgggagagagcgcatctccttttatagatgaaggggatggcttttacaagtgagagagagagagtacgtatgctaccgagccttgttgcccacaatactgttgaatgtcagatgcacatgggaggttgtgttgtcttcttcgggtatggcagacgtcggtgcctgccataccgttgatacctagaggtatgcaaggggttttaccatgttcgtctggtacggtaaataccggcgcccacaacactgtcgatgcccagaggcatgtgggggagacttaccgtatgggagttaatggtgcccacaatactgtagggaaaaatatcggcgcctacaacgctgcttgggttctgtcgttCCAGGTAGgtcgcagagtactgtttctacaGGTGTACAAGGTACGGTCCCTGATATTTTGGTTTGACTTTGGGCacgctgccttactttctccgtctgtttcctggtccttaccgagcgagcgtccctggtcggttggtcccaatcgGCTTTGATCGCACTAGTCGAAGAAGAGCAATGAGTAGGGGTTCGGCGTATCCTCGGTCGGTGACAtgggtcggagttggaagcggtgtctggccaggcctttcggtcggagaggccatccagatgtgggctggagaccaaagcgagCACTCCGATCAGAGAGGCAGGTCAAAGTCGGAAGCGGATGCCATTCCTCCTCAGCCAGGCCTTTCAGTCGGAGATTGCATCGCccctctggcctgtcgtttaggtacttgtgctggcccatgagttgtgcgttgtctgcttgggttgagcctttgttgggaagccgatccgagagggaccctgggtttatgaacccgacaggagtccccgagcccctgggtgattcggatagaatcgtctgggagatttttgtcttgacaacgggtgtagcccccgagcccccgggcgattcgggcagaatcgtctgggggattttttgtgttgccagtggggaaagttttttgttttatcagtgggtgtgcgcgagcgtacccgcgggtgtagcccccgagcccccaggcgattcgagaagaatcgtctagggggttttgtcagcgggcgtgtgtgtgcgtgttttttagttaaTACGAAGTCATCAACCAaggtgtcggtgcgcgccgtgggatcggacgagttggagtcatggatcccgGCGTTGGTgtgtgccgtgggatcgggtgagttggagtcatggatcctagagtcggtgcgcgccgtgggatcgagcgagttggagtcatggatccctacatcggtgcacgccgtgggatcgaggcaattagtttagggatcgggcgagat includes these proteins:
- the LOC136527330 gene encoding metacaspase-9-like; translated protein: MEAAGAKKKMLATLVGCNYAGTEYELQGCINDVQAMRAVLLDRFGFAPGDVTVLTDDDRGGGVLPTGAGVRRALSDMVARAAPGDVLFFHFSGHGTLVPPVSGRPRSGHGGRDDEAIVPCDFNLITDVDFRELVDRVPRGATFTMVSDSCHSGGLIDLEKEQIGPTASADPDLHGHAIHAGRFLPYAAVLGHLSGASGVGASHHVADHLLALFGADASAKFLHRRNHDGNSSGAARPDDAGILLSGCQTDETSVDVAGDDDAAIDSRACGAFSAALQAVLAAHPAPMSNREVVRRAREVLGEQGFQQHPCLYCSDANADAAFLGQQDTKAKSN